The Panicum virgatum strain AP13 chromosome 3N, P.virgatum_v5, whole genome shotgun sequence genome includes the window GTCCCTGGCGAATGCTAGGATGATTGCCACGGTTCTGGCATTGACAAACTCGCACAGCTTCTCTTCGCAGAGCAGCCTTAGCCTCTCCATCTGGAGCCTGTTGGCTGCGGCAACCAGGTCCGGGAGCATCGCCGCTGCTTCTCCTTGCTTCATATCCGGCAAGGAGTCCGTGTAGATGTAGCGGAGCAAGGCCTCGAAATCATGTGCTTCCATGTCCTCGATCCGTACGACGATGGTTGCTGCTGCGCTCTTCCTGGTGAGGCCAGAGAGCTCAGCGTGGAGCACCGGAGACCGAGCCATGAGCACGCACCTGTGCGCCATGAAAGTTGTGCCGTCCACCTCGAACGTCACGTCCGCACCCTCCCCGGTCTCGAGGAGGCGGCCTAGGTGACGGTGCAGGTCCGACGGTGGCACCGGCCCCACCGAGGTTTTGCCGAGGTCGATGCTCTTCGTCTGAATCTCCTTCATGACCGTGACATCACACACTACCGTGAAGCAGTTGTCCTGGAGATGCTGAGACCTCTCCAACTCGTCTCTCCTGATTAAACTCGTGGTGCCCCAGCCAATACCAGTGGTATGTCTTGTCTCAGTGGTGAAGTACAGCACCGGCTTCCCCTCGCGATCAAGCAAGCTAAACGTGTGTTTGGCTCTCACGCCTTGTGGGACATTGCTTTCTAGCCGGAGGAACATGGATATGTAGTCGGAGCAAGCCGAGGAGAGGCCGTTGGGGTAGTAGAGGATGCACCAGTTGTGGCCTCCCACGCGGAAAGGCTGGGACTTGATGTTGCTGCCGGTTGGGACATCCTTGGTGTGGGAATAGCCGTCGATCTTCAGAAGGTGCTGCCCGCTCTCGGTGAGGGCAAGGATGGCTGACGCAGACCGCGACACTCGGCCGTAGCTTTTGGTCGTCATGGAATATTGGAAGGATTGCTTCCGGTTCCTCTTCTTGCTGGCTGCATTTCGCATGCAGAATTTTATAAGAATATTATAATATATATAAGTTG containing:
- the LOC120666808 gene encoding BTB/POZ and MATH domain-containing protein 2-like, which codes for MTTKSYGRVSRSASAILALTESGQHLLKIDGYSHTKDVPTGSNIKSQPFRVGGHNWCILYYPNGLSSACSDYISMFLRLESNVPQGVRAKHTFSLLDREGKPVLYFTTETRHTTGIGWGTTSLIRRDELERSQHLQDNCFTVVCDVTVMKEIQTKSIDLGKTSVGPVPPSDLHRHLGRLLETGEGADVTFEVDGTTFMAHRCVLMARSPVLHAELSGLTRKSAAATIVVRIEDMEAHDFEALLRYIYTDSLPDMKQGEAAAMLPDLVAAANRLQMERLRLLCEEKLCEFVNARTVAIILAFARDHHCHGLKEACLQFLNDQENLREAVTILEDLIAKLATSTG